A part of Paenibacillus sp. IHBB 10380 genomic DNA contains:
- a CDS encoding non-ribosomal peptide synthetase → MSIFEKQESFWTNQFEEDDVLIHLPYKTTLKHLGDTNHHNFIYRSLSSDVSQKIKSISKDSNMAIYAILLTGMKCLLHKYTSENNIIIGIPTMEEKNSDLSLSNKFLILKNRIDSNSSFKSIFNQVKLGLSGAIQHQRIPFRKMVEQLNLQYDSNHLPMINTMVSLNEIHSIDYEKDVSSDTIFHFDLENDAIHLKLFFDEDRYDEEFMVQVIEHLDQFFSIVLNQPELEINNVDMLSETHRNKLLFDFNDTVVEYPQNKTMHQLFEEQVERTPDHVAVVFESKQLTYRELNQQSNQLARTLQSKGVQVGQLVGIMAERSLEMVIGIFGILKAGGAYVPIDPEYPEERIHFTLEDSQVKCLLLQSHLQERVFFAGTSIILDDEQSYDNNRLNLEHVTSSRDLAYVIYTSGTTGNPKGVMIEHGSIANSIQWKSEFYKFTEEDRVLMLNPFVFDSFITHFFGPISSGSTVYVLSQQQCKDAIAINTIVKKQGITHMQSPPSFLMTLLESVNAEDWISMKNVVAAGEKIIPALIHKLQHINSHIEICNEYGPTENSVVSTVLSIHHADQDISIGKPIANNRIYILGEQNGLQPIGVQGELCIAGAGLSRGYLNQPDLTAEKFVDDPFVAGAKMYKTGDSARWLPDGNIEYIGRMDHQEKIRGYRIELGEIETALLTIKKVQEAVVIAREDEVGTKQLCAYLVGKDAIEIGKLREELSHKLPNYMIPSYFVQLDQMPLTTNGKADRKALPAPKENMLKGMAYEAPATFVEQQLASIWEVVLGVEKIGISDNFFELGGDSIKSIQVSSRLYQAGYQVQMEHLFKYPTIASLISYVHPISAMSEQGIITGKVMLTPIQHWFFEQYKVDAHHYNQSITLYREDGFHEATLRHVLHKICEHHDALRIVYNQTESGYEAWNRGTEDEPLYSLEIIDFKNIADPSQQIEDKANEIQSSIHLHKGPLMKLGLFQCADGDHLLIVIHHLVIDGVSWRILIEDVSKGYEQLRNEEPIQFPQKTGSYQLWAEQLELYAGSEVIQQELEYWNEIEQVECNPLPKDDEQDHALTKDSEEITLEWTEAETEQLLKQANRAYKTEINDLLLTALGMSIHQWTGMDKVLVNLEGHGREQIIADLDITRTIGWFTSQYPVVLDMEASTNMSHLIKRIKEDLRQIPKKGIGYGIARYLADAQFKINPEISFNYLGQFDQDIQNTAMKISPYSNGVATSENHTRNHLIDMNGLIVEGKLSLSFRYSRTQYHKETIVQWTKLFKDSLQEIIRHCVTKEKPELTPSDISLKGINIEELEGFVQQSEHIGEIEDIYALSPMQNGMFFLNLLNSSSDAYFIQTTLDLHGSLDVEAFTKSLNHLIRRNVIFRTNFHSKWTNNPLQVVYRNKQNGLIYEDLREMNEEEREAYVASYTREDKIKGFDLSQDVLMRISILHTHDETYRFIWNYHHILMDGWCLSLVIKELFDGYFAIQEQRKPEEKVAIQYSQYIEWLAKQDHDKSLKYWSEYLKGYDEQTTLPKENTITKSDEYCSENMIYKLSKELTGQMTQIASQNQVTLNTLMQTVWAILLQKYNGSDDVVFGSVVSGRPSAIIGIENIIGLFINTIPVRIHAQGNEAFIEVMKRNQEQAVASHHYDTYPLYEIQAITQQKQHLIDHILVFENYPVQGIMEQFGDQEKTALKITNVEADEQTNYDFNLIIKPGEEMKWMFFYNANVYDQASIERIRGHLIQILAQVIKSPQISIDEIELITPQEKTQILEVFNDSMADYPLDKTIHGLFEEQVVRTPEQVAVVFEDKYLTYKELNEKANQLARTLKSEGVEADQLIGIMAERSLDMIIGIMAIMKAGGAYVPIDPEYPADRIHYMLEDSGVHLLLLQSHLQERISFAGKVVMVDDHEFYHEDHSNLGITVAPSGLAYVIYTSGTTGKPKGTWIEHKNVVRLLFNSKNLFDFHASDTWTLFHSFCFDFSVWEMYGALLYGGKLVIVPQMTAKSPEQFLQLLKNEQVTILNQTPTYFYHLLREALQDHGRELKLRKVIFGGEALNPSLLSEWKVKYPLTQLINMYGITETTVHVTYKEITAIEIHAGKSNIGKPIPTLQTYILDKHQRNQPIGVQGELYVAGEGLARGYLNRPDLTAEKFVDNPFVIEGKMYRTGDAARWLPDGNIEYLGRIDHQVKIRGYRIELGEVETALLKIDSIQEAVVIARENNDGSKQLCAYLKGNSSLTAKKMRMELSQKIPDYMIPSYFIQLEQMPLTSNGKIDRKALPSPEESMQKGTEYMAPRTSTEQTITSAWEAVLGVQNISISDNFFELGGDSIKCIQVSSRLLQAGYKVEMKHFFTYPTVEELSLHVKSVSTISDQGEVTGQVMLTPIQRWFFDQNMVDAHHYNQEMMFYREKGFEVSYIHQVMNKMVEHHDALRMVFLKTAEGRYEARNQGIEEDELFSLEIMDLRKEVNPAQIIENKVKEIQSSINIDHGPLIKLGLFQCAEGDHLLVAIHHLVVDGVSWRILYEDIQSGLDQFLRGQEIQFPQKTASYKLWAEQLSIYANSPEMEQEYKYWHCIEQVDMKPLPKDIDCDYTIGKDSEVITIQWTAEETEQLLKKTHHTYNTEINDLLLTALGMAIHDWTGMEEIIVNLEGHGREQIIPDMDITRTVGWFTSMYPVILSMKAATDVSRRIKTVKEGLRQISNKGVGYGILKYLSHSHKEFILEKNPEISFNYMGQVDQGSENDGIKFSSHSSGPSVSENNKRPFLLNINGIVIEGRLSLTINYSQRQYRRETMEQLASLFKESLKEVIVHCVTKERTELTPSDISCKTLTIDQLDRLVGQTQHIGRIENIYPLTPLQKEMLFESERNPISGAYFVQIMFDMRGDFDVTSFAQSLDHLMQRHAILRTNFYSDFMDIPLQIVYQEKKFEFNYEDLLDMKEILREGYVNDYIQQNKARGFDLQQNSLIRMTVLRTKNEEYRVIWSFHHTLMDGWCMSLVSKEIFENYFAIREKRKPEMTLLTPYSQFIEWLEQQNSEEAIKYWGHYLEGYEEQTKLPGEKIKRKNVRQDSQTLNCYLDDVLIKQMKQIAEQNQVTMHTLVQTAWGILLQQYNESNDVVFGSVVSGRPPVIPGIESMIGLFINAVPVRIQSEGEESFISLMKKTQAQAVVSHAYDTYSLYDIQNLTKQKQSLINHVVVYQNFPVEEQLEDLGKYGEKPLEIMNVECAEHNSFDFTLIVKPHDHMKIILLYNANVYDSSTVEKIQEHFIAIIKQVVTNSEVKINELGMITSSSF, encoded by the coding sequence ATGTCAATTTTTGAAAAACAAGAGTCTTTTTGGACAAATCAGTTTGAAGAAGATGATGTTCTTATTCATTTGCCTTATAAAACGACTTTAAAACATTTAGGTGATACGAATCATCACAATTTTATTTATAGATCTTTATCATCCGATGTTTCGCAAAAAATCAAGTCTATATCTAAGGACTCTAATATGGCGATTTATGCGATTTTATTAACTGGGATGAAGTGCCTACTTCATAAATACACGAGTGAGAACAATATTATTATTGGTATTCCAACGATGGAAGAAAAGAATAGTGATCTTTCGCTTTCCAATAAGTTTTTAATATTAAAAAATCGTATAGATAGTAATAGTTCATTTAAATCTATATTTAATCAAGTGAAACTAGGTTTAAGTGGAGCCATCCAACATCAAAGAATACCTTTTAGAAAAATGGTCGAACAGTTAAATCTGCAATATGATTCGAACCACTTACCTATGATCAATACCATGGTCTCTTTAAATGAAATTCATTCAATCGATTATGAAAAGGACGTAAGTTCAGATACTATTTTTCATTTCGATCTGGAAAATGATGCAATTCATTTGAAATTATTTTTTGATGAAGATCGTTACGATGAAGAGTTTATGGTTCAAGTGATTGAACATTTAGACCAATTCTTTTCCATTGTTTTAAACCAACCTGAACTAGAGATTAATAACGTAGATATGCTCTCAGAGACACATAGAAATAAGCTATTATTTGATTTCAACGATACAGTGGTGGAGTATCCACAGAACAAGACGATGCATCAATTATTTGAAGAACAGGTGGAACGAACACCAGATCATGTAGCTGTGGTATTTGAGAGTAAACAACTAACGTACAGAGAACTAAATCAACAATCGAATCAATTGGCTAGGACGCTTCAATCTAAAGGTGTACAGGTGGGGCAGTTAGTTGGAATTATGGCGGAACGCTCGCTTGAGATGGTCATAGGCATATTCGGTATTCTAAAAGCAGGTGGCGCTTATGTTCCAATTGATCCAGAATACCCGGAAGAACGTATTCATTTTACATTAGAGGATTCGCAAGTGAAATGCTTGTTATTGCAAAGTCATTTACAGGAACGAGTATTTTTTGCAGGAACATCCATTATTTTAGATGATGAACAAAGTTACGATAATAATCGTTTGAACTTGGAGCACGTAACGAGTTCGCGTGATTTGGCTTATGTAATCTATACATCAGGAACAACAGGAAATCCTAAAGGAGTTATGATCGAACACGGCAGTATTGCAAATTCCATTCAGTGGAAATCAGAATTTTACAAATTTACTGAAGAAGATCGGGTATTGATGCTGAATCCATTCGTTTTTGATTCGTTTATTACCCATTTTTTTGGGCCCATTAGTTCTGGATCGACGGTATATGTGTTAAGTCAACAACAATGTAAAGATGCTATAGCCATTAACACCATCGTAAAAAAACAGGGAATCACGCATATGCAAAGTCCACCGAGTTTCTTGATGACCTTATTGGAAAGTGTGAACGCAGAAGATTGGATTTCGATGAAGAATGTCGTCGCCGCAGGAGAGAAGATCATACCTGCCTTAATACACAAATTACAGCACATTAATTCGCATATCGAAATTTGTAATGAGTATGGCCCAACCGAGAATAGTGTCGTATCAACGGTTCTTTCTATTCATCATGCGGATCAAGACATTTCAATCGGCAAGCCTATTGCGAATAATAGAATCTATATATTAGGGGAACAAAATGGATTACAGCCTATTGGCGTACAGGGAGAATTATGTATAGCCGGAGCAGGACTCTCTAGAGGTTACTTGAACCAACCGGACCTTACGGCAGAGAAATTTGTAGATGACCCGTTTGTTGCAGGAGCAAAAATGTACAAGACGGGTGACTCAGCCAGGTGGCTGCCAGATGGGAACATTGAATATATAGGAAGAATGGATCATCAAGAGAAGATTCGTGGATACCGGATCGAACTTGGCGAGATAGAAACAGCACTCTTAACAATAAAAAAGGTTCAAGAGGCCGTTGTCATTGCCCGAGAAGATGAAGTGGGAACGAAGCAATTATGCGCATACCTGGTTGGTAAGGATGCAATAGAGATAGGAAAACTGAGAGAAGAGTTGTCCCACAAACTACCAAACTATATGATTCCGTCCTACTTTGTACAACTAGATCAGATGCCACTTACGACAAATGGAAAAGCCGACCGCAAAGCGTTACCTGCCCCGAAGGAAAATATGTTGAAAGGAATGGCGTACGAAGCACCAGCAACTTTTGTGGAACAACAACTCGCATCCATCTGGGAAGTGGTATTAGGAGTTGAGAAGATTGGGATTTCGGATAATTTCTTTGAACTTGGTGGGGATTCTATTAAATCTATTCAAGTTTCTTCGAGATTATATCAAGCGGGCTATCAGGTACAAATGGAACATTTGTTTAAATATCCGACCATAGCAAGCTTAATTTCATATGTTCATCCCATTAGTGCAATGTCAGAGCAGGGAATCATAACTGGAAAAGTGATGTTAACCCCAATTCAACATTGGTTTTTTGAGCAATATAAGGTGGATGCCCATCACTATAATCAATCTATAACGTTATATCGGGAGGATGGTTTTCACGAAGCTACACTTCGCCATGTATTACATAAAATTTGTGAGCACCATGATGCGCTTCGCATCGTATATAACCAAACGGAAAGTGGTTATGAAGCATGGAATAGAGGGACGGAAGATGAACCATTATATAGCCTTGAAATTATAGATTTCAAGAACATAGCAGATCCTTCTCAACAGATAGAGGATAAAGCCAATGAAATTCAAAGCAGTATCCATTTGCATAAAGGACCCTTGATGAAGTTAGGCCTATTCCAATGTGCAGATGGAGATCATCTATTGATCGTTATTCACCATTTGGTCATAGACGGGGTTTCGTGGCGAATATTGATAGAAGATGTCTCAAAGGGATATGAACAATTACGTAATGAAGAACCGATTCAATTCCCTCAAAAAACAGGTTCATACCAATTATGGGCAGAACAATTGGAGTTGTATGCGGGTAGTGAAGTGATACAGCAAGAGCTTGAATATTGGAATGAAATAGAACAAGTCGAATGTAATCCGTTACCTAAAGATGATGAACAGGATCATGCACTAACAAAAGATAGTGAAGAAATAACGTTAGAATGGACAGAAGCAGAAACGGAACAACTATTAAAACAAGCGAACCGTGCTTACAAAACGGAAATCAACGATTTGTTGCTAACCGCATTAGGCATGTCTATTCATCAGTGGACAGGCATGGATAAAGTCCTTGTGAATCTGGAAGGGCACGGAAGAGAACAAATTATAGCAGATCTTGATATTACACGTACTATTGGATGGTTTACGAGCCAGTATCCTGTTGTACTAGATATGGAAGCAAGTACAAATATGTCGCACCTCATCAAGAGAATAAAAGAAGACCTTCGCCAGATTCCGAAAAAAGGAATTGGTTATGGTATTGCAAGGTATTTAGCAGATGCTCAATTTAAAATAAATCCAGAAATTAGTTTTAACTATTTGGGACAATTTGATCAAGATATTCAAAATACTGCGATGAAGATATCCCCTTACTCTAACGGAGTAGCAACAAGTGAAAACCACACAAGAAATCATCTTATTGATATGAACGGTCTAATTGTGGAAGGAAAGTTATCACTTTCATTTCGTTATAGTCGCACACAATATCACAAAGAAACGATAGTTCAATGGACTAAACTATTTAAAGATAGTCTACAAGAAATTATTAGGCATTGCGTAACGAAAGAGAAACCAGAGTTAACCCCAAGTGATATTTCGTTAAAAGGAATAAATATAGAAGAATTAGAAGGATTTGTGCAGCAATCCGAACATATTGGTGAGATAGAAGATATATATGCTTTATCGCCTATGCAAAACGGAATGTTTTTCCTTAACCTCCTTAATTCAAGTTCTGATGCTTATTTTATTCAAACAACGCTTGATCTTCATGGATCTTTAGATGTGGAAGCTTTTACAAAGAGTTTAAATCATCTGATACGACGAAATGTCATTTTCAGAACTAATTTTCACAGTAAATGGACAAATAATCCATTGCAAGTCGTATATCGTAATAAACAGAATGGACTCATATATGAAGATTTGCGTGAAATGAATGAAGAAGAACGTGAAGCATATGTGGCATCTTATACGAGAGAAGATAAAATTAAAGGTTTTGACTTATCTCAAGATGTGTTAATGCGTATCTCAATCTTGCATACCCATGATGAAACATATCGTTTTATTTGGAATTATCATCATATTTTGATGGATGGATGGTGTCTGTCTCTTGTAATAAAGGAGCTATTCGATGGATACTTTGCGATTCAAGAACAAAGAAAACCTGAGGAGAAGGTAGCGATCCAGTATAGTCAATATATCGAATGGCTAGCAAAACAAGATCATGATAAATCTTTGAAATACTGGAGTGAATATTTAAAAGGGTATGACGAGCAAACGACTCTGCCGAAAGAAAATACAATAACGAAGAGTGACGAATATTGTTCAGAGAATATGATTTATAAGCTAAGTAAAGAATTGACTGGGCAAATGACACAAATCGCCAGTCAGAATCAAGTTACGTTGAATACGTTAATGCAGACCGTATGGGCCATTTTACTGCAAAAATATAATGGAAGTGACGATGTTGTATTTGGGAGTGTTGTATCAGGCAGACCCTCGGCCATCATAGGCATCGAAAACATCATTGGCTTATTTATTAATACCATTCCAGTACGTATTCATGCCCAAGGCAATGAAGCATTTATTGAAGTAATGAAACGGAATCAAGAACAAGCCGTCGCTTCTCATCATTACGATACGTATCCATTATATGAGATTCAAGCTATAACGCAGCAAAAACAACATTTGATTGATCATATCCTGGTGTTTGAGAATTATCCCGTACAAGGCATTATGGAACAGTTTGGGGATCAAGAGAAGACAGCTCTTAAGATTACGAATGTAGAAGCGGATGAACAAACGAATTATGATTTTAACCTGATTATAAAACCAGGTGAAGAGATGAAATGGATGTTTTTTTATAACGCAAACGTCTATGATCAAGCAAGCATAGAACGAATTCGAGGTCATTTGATACAAATTTTGGCGCAAGTGATAAAAAGTCCACAAATTAGTATCGATGAAATAGAGTTAATAACACCACAAGAGAAAACACAAATTTTAGAGGTATTTAATGATTCCATGGCTGACTATCCATTAGACAAGACGATTCACGGGTTATTTGAAGAGCAAGTGGTACGAACTCCCGAACAAGTGGCTGTTGTATTTGAGGATAAATACTTAACCTATAAAGAATTGAATGAAAAAGCCAATCAATTAGCAAGAACACTGAAATCTGAAGGGGTAGAAGCGGATCAGTTAATTGGGATCATGGCAGAACGATCATTAGATATGATCATTGGAATCATGGCGATTATGAAAGCGGGTGGAGCCTACGTACCCATTGACCCAGAATATCCAGCGGATCGTATTCACTATATGCTTGAGGATTCGGGAGTACACTTATTATTGTTACAAAGTCATTTACAAGAACGTATTTCTTTCGCAGGAAAGGTTGTTATGGTAGATGATCATGAATTTTATCATGAAGATCATTCAAATTTAGGAATAACCGTTGCTCCATCGGGATTAGCCTACGTAATTTATACTTCAGGAACGACAGGTAAACCGAAAGGTACGTGGATTGAACATAAAAATGTCGTTCGTTTATTGTTCAATAGTAAAAATTTGTTTGATTTTCATGCATCAGATACATGGACTTTGTTTCATTCATTTTGTTTTGATTTTTCTGTATGGGAAATGTATGGTGCTTTACTCTATGGTGGAAAATTAGTCATCGTGCCTCAAATGACGGCAAAAAGTCCAGAACAATTCCTACAATTGTTAAAAAATGAGCAAGTGACGATATTGAATCAAACACCCACTTACTTCTATCATCTCCTTCGTGAAGCGCTACAAGATCATGGAAGAGAATTGAAATTAAGAAAAGTAATTTTTGGTGGAGAGGCACTCAATCCATCGTTATTAAGTGAGTGGAAGGTAAAATATCCATTAACACAGTTGATTAATATGTATGGAATAACGGAAACAACGGTTCATGTGACCTATAAAGAAATAACAGCAATTGAAATACATGCGGGTAAAAGCAATATTGGCAAACCGATCCCGACTTTGCAAACGTATATTTTGGATAAACACCAACGAAATCAACCTATCGGAGTGCAGGGAGAGTTATATGTAGCAGGTGAGGGGCTTGCTAGAGGTTATTTAAACCGACCTGATTTAACAGCAGAGAAATTCGTAGATAACCCTTTTGTGATAGAAGGGAAGATGTATAGAACAGGAGATGCAGCGAGATGGTTGCCGGATGGAAATATTGAATATCTAGGACGGATTGATCATCAAGTGAAAATTCGCGGTTATAGAATCGAGCTTGGCGAAGTGGAAACAGCGCTTTTAAAAATAGACTCTATTCAAGAAGCAGTGGTGATTGCTAGGGAGAATAATGATGGGTCAAAGCAGTTATGTGCGTATTTGAAAGGGAACAGCTCACTCACAGCCAAGAAAATGAGAATGGAATTATCTCAAAAAATCCCAGATTATATGATTCCATCTTATTTTATTCAATTAGAGCAAATGCCGTTAACATCAAACGGGAAAATCGACCGAAAAGCATTACCTTCTCCAGAAGAAAGCATGCAAAAAGGAACAGAATATATGGCGCCAAGAACATCTACAGAACAAACGATAACTTCTGCTTGGGAAGCTGTGCTCGGCGTTCAGAATATTAGCATATCAGATAATTTCTTTGAACTCGGAGGCGATTCGATTAAATGCATTCAAGTTTCCTCACGCTTGCTACAAGCAGGTTATAAAGTTGAAATGAAGCATTTTTTCACCTACCCCACTGTAGAAGAGTTAAGTTTACACGTTAAATCAGTAAGCACCATTTCTGATCAAGGGGAAGTTACGGGACAAGTGATGCTCACCCCGATTCAACGCTGGTTCTTCGATCAAAATATGGTGGATGCGCATCATTACAATCAGGAAATGATGTTTTATCGAGAAAAAGGATTTGAAGTTAGTTACATTCACCAAGTGATGAATAAGATGGTTGAGCATCATGATGCACTTCGTATGGTATTCCTCAAGACAGCTGAAGGCAGATATGAAGCAAGGAATCAGGGGATCGAGGAAGATGAATTATTTAGTCTAGAAATCATGGATCTTAGGAAAGAAGTAAACCCTGCACAAATCATTGAAAATAAAGTGAAAGAAATTCAGAGTAGTATAAATATAGATCATGGGCCGTTGATAAAACTAGGATTGTTCCAATGTGCTGAAGGGGATCATTTATTAGTTGCAATTCACCATTTAGTGGTAGACGGGGTTTCATGGCGTATTTTATATGAAGATATTCAATCAGGACTTGATCAATTTTTAAGGGGTCAAGAAATTCAGTTTCCACAAAAAACGGCTTCGTATAAACTATGGGCAGAACAATTATCTATTTATGCAAACAGTCCTGAAATGGAGCAAGAATATAAATATTGGCATTGTATTGAGCAGGTTGATATGAAACCACTGCCTAAAGATATTGACTGTGACTATACCATAGGGAAAGACAGTGAAGTGATAACCATACAGTGGACAGCAGAAGAAACCGAACAATTATTGAAGAAGACACATCATACGTATAATACTGAAATTAATGATCTATTGCTAACGGCACTTGGAATGGCTATTCATGATTGGACAGGTATGGAAGAAATCATTGTGAATTTAGAAGGTCATGGGAGAGAACAAATCATTCCAGACATGGATATCACCCGAACAGTGGGTTGGTTTACGAGTATGTACCCTGTGATCCTTAGTATGAAAGCTGCGACAGATGTATCAAGAAGGATTAAGACGGTTAAGGAAGGATTACGCCAGATATCAAACAAAGGTGTTGGTTATGGTATTCTAAAGTATTTGTCACATTCTCATAAAGAATTTATTCTTGAAAAAAATCCTGAAATTAGTTTTAACTATATGGGACAGGTGGATCAAGGTTCAGAAAATGATGGAATTAAATTTTCATCTCATTCTAGTGGTCCGTCAGTAAGTGAAAACAACAAAAGGCCATTTTTACTTAATATCAATGGGATCGTTATAGAAGGCAGGTTGTCGCTCACAATCAACTATAGTCAAAGACAATATCGGCGAGAAACAATGGAGCAACTGGCTTCGCTCTTTAAGGAAAGTCTCAAGGAAGTGATTGTCCATTGTGTTACGAAAGAACGAACCGAACTTACACCAAGTGATATTTCATGCAAGACATTAACCATTGATCAACTGGATCGCTTAGTGGGACAAACACAACACATAGGTCGTATAGAAAATATTTATCCGTTAACACCGTTACAGAAGGAAATGCTGTTTGAAAGTGAACGGAATCCAATTTCGGGAGCTTATTTTGTACAAATCATGTTTGATATGCGTGGGGATTTCGATGTTACATCTTTTGCACAGAGCTTGGATCATTTAATGCAAAGACATGCGATATTAAGAACTAATTTTTATAGTGATTTCATGGATATCCCTTTACAAATCGTTTATCAAGAGAAGAAATTCGAATTTAATTATGAAGATTTACTGGATATGAAGGAGATTCTACGTGAGGGATATGTTAACGATTATATCCAACAAAATAAGGCAAGAGGATTTGATTTACAACAAAATTCCTTAATACGTATGACTGTTTTACGAACAAAAAATGAAGAATACCGCGTTATATGGAGTTTTCACCATACTTTAATGGATGGTTGGTGTATGTCTCTTGTAAGCAAGGAAATATTTGAAAATTACTTTGCTATTCGGGAGAAAAGAAAACCTGAAATGACTTTACTGACGCCATATAGTCAATTTATTGAGTGGCTAGAACAACAAAACAGTGAAGAAGCAATAAAATATTGGGGTCATTACTTGGAAGGTTATGAAGAGCAAACGAAATTGCCTGGAGAAAAAATAAAAAGAAAGAATGTAAGACAAGATTCACAAACTTTAAACTGTTATTTGGATGATGTACTGATCAAGCAAATGAAGCAAATAGCGGAGCAGAATCAGGTTACCATGCACACATTAGTGCAAACGGCTTGGGGTATTTTACTACAGCAATATAATGAAAGTAACGATGTTGTATTCGGAAGTGTTGTATCAGGCAGACCGCCTGTTATTCCTGGTATTGAAAGTATGATTGGATTATTTATAAATGCAGTGCCTGTTCGAATTCAATCGGAGGGAGAAGAATCTTTTATATCATTAATGAAAAAAACTCAAGCACAAGCTGTTGTGTCACATGCTTATGATACGTATTCATTATATGATATTCAAAATTTAACCAAACAAAAACAATCTTTAATTAACCACGTTGTTGTATATCAGAATTTCCCTGTTGAAGAGCAGCTGGAGGATTTGGGTAAATACGGCGAAAAGCCTCTTGAAATTATGAATGTTGAGTGTGCAGAACACAATAGTTTTGATTTTACTTTAATAGTCAAGCCCCATGATCATATGAAGATAATATTGCTATATAATGCAAATGTATATGACTCATCAACAGTAGAAAAGATTCAAGAGCATTTTATCGCTATCATTAAACAAGTGGTAACGAATTCCGAGGTTAAAATAAATGAACTTGGAATGATTACGTCGAGTAGTTTTTAG